One part of the Haliotis asinina isolate JCU_RB_2024 chromosome 2, JCU_Hal_asi_v2, whole genome shotgun sequence genome encodes these proteins:
- the LOC137274077 gene encoding SH3 domain-containing protein 19-like gives MTDTVAGGGGAPLPPKRPTIIKPSTNACTNGKEPKRPVPSRPAPARPPPSPKWGGDEMRPVPPVPSRPAPKPSDGSGESRRPAVPPPSASKIPPRPSTEKSANSRASIKKRPEITIVSAKPMSQVGFRDEKQNPKPEEKPVDSSVSRPPPRPVPSSHTAEEGSNAPMRPQPPHSQIRPPPPNKSSVPSLYPNLLDDDSDQSGLPPPMPLFNQSSGPQKQESEQPPPPPPRSDLLGDTSLSSSHPVPSSKPPLPMRPGSVRHDDKPIIPARGASGDLSPPEVVPRGVPAVLSSRPVFSQCEVGDEGKSLPPKPGKPTIIRPTKPLPSPREENRSISSKPVLPNKHAAEESKSDSLEQSVTQQSDSSNNLRNEPEPHYAKIEKPKPRPNIIGRPQQDPNLNESDTGLGLPFKVKLRSTVETPKESQAKEHDETSPPVPPKLYVEGRPPSPAKPRPTVLPRPKPSPDVEEKKIVSDDHSDDMVQAPPPKPASKRPTIIRPPPKPKRLHETEEITDENNKDKDADVTMRNMPPVPAKRPSSVGGLSSDTVHKEQGGSTSPRPVPAKRPMSIAARFEQQVDTEKQPAPVRRPPLPRKSSAGSPREDSESGRSGTEEETSPKHVPVKPRAKPRSAPSDSSSPDDKSPRDAPSVRAAATPEDSPAVSRPPPPRRPSDNSGEGVSRPPPPRPSGRPISMATSKPETAEGEDENESPKMRPPRPAGRPMSMITPKKSEEISASVEEESTKGKPPPRPADRPMPSMGKNTSDEASQEEEEDSPKAKPLRPSEPPQRKQPADEKDEKVNMRPSHPQGGPPRPMSMPAKPPPPTGGSVQSKKLPGKPSPPKAGSRTPDLPPRPGPDHILYHYTLSVPHAIANFDYDASHDDEISFKAEEVVMLVRRVDADWLVGRVGAKEGMFPAGFVDIVHPLHDEISDFAIKPDLPSWDSPLPVKKSTPSVTSGPRCVARFDFEGEGKDDLVFEEDDVIRLVGRVGSEWLRGELGGRVGIFPISFVEIVEDLPLEDTDGKSEDGHVTAMFDFDGQNDELSFQAGQKIQVISQVNTEWLYGQMDGRSGTFPSAFIDYIPSDLPQYQPGNQLQAHSHDPWSTNHTMNVSHDVDDHNKPMTDSGSAVIDKSQPYCLASYDYEGEQDGDLTFKTGETIQLLEKIGDDWLKGRCHGREGMFPAAFVTIEKGLPETKAEPASHIENEAMPQIQARALYDFQGESDQELSFKAGDVILLGDTVAGSPDWQYGDLDGRSGMFPAAFVEVIS, from the exons ATGAGCCAAGTTGGGTTCCgtgatgaaaaacaaaatccaaaGCCAGAAGAGAAACCTGTGGACAGTTCTGTCTCCAGACCTCCACCTCGACCTG ttccTTCATCCCACACTGCTGAGGAAGGCAGCAATGCTCCTATGAGACCTCAACCTCCTCACAGTCAGATTCGACCACCACCTCCAAACAAGTCCAGTGTGCCCTCACTCTACCCAAACCTGCTGGATGATGATAGTGACCAGTCTGGCCTGCCACCTCCGATGCCTTTATTCAACCAATCATCAGGTCCTCAGAAACAGGAGTCAGAACAACCTCCTCCACCTCCACCCAGGTCTGACCTACTGGGAGACACATCTCTGTCCTCATCTCACCCAGTGCCCTCTTCCAAGCCTCCTCTTCCCATGAGACCAGGCTCTGTCAGACATGATGACAAACCCATCATACCAGCCCGAGGTGCCTCTGGTGATCTGTCTCCACCGGAAGTTGTTCCTCGAGGAGTTCCTGCTGTCCTTTCTTCCAGACCAGTATTCAGTCAGTGTGAAGTTGGAGATGAGGGAAAATCCCTTCCTCCCAAGCCAGGTAAACCAACCATTATTAGACCAACAAAACCCCTTCCTAGTCCTCGAGAAGAAAATAGAAGCATTTCATCAAAACCAGTTTTACCAAATAAACATGCTGCTGAAGAGAGTAAAAGTGATAGTCTTGAACAATCTGTGACACAACAGTCAGACAGTAGTAATAACTTAAGAAATGAACCAGAACCTCATTATGCAAAAATTGAAAAACCGAAACCAAGACCAAATATTATTGGACGACCTCAACAGGATCCTAATTTAAATGAAAGTGATACAGGTCTAGGGTTAccatttaaagtgaaattaagatcaaCTGTAGAAACTCCAAAAGAATCTCAAGCTAAGGAACATGACGAGACAAGTCCACCTGTCCCACCAAAGCTGTATGTGGAAGGTCGTCCACCATCTCCAGCGAAACCCAGACCAACAGTCCTGCCGAGACCTAAACCTTCACCTGACGTTGAGGAAAAGAAGATAGTCAGTGATGATCATAGTGATGATATGGTACAGGCACCTCCACCAAAACCGGCTTCTAAGAGACCCACAATAATCCGACCACCTCCAAAACCAAAACGTTTGCATGAAACAGAGGAGATTACAGATGAGAACAACAAAGATAAAGATGCTGATGTGACCATGAGAAACATGCCCCCTGTTCCAGCCAAAAGGCCAAGCTCTGTTGGAGGGTTGTCTAGTGATACTGTTCACAAAGAACAGGGTGGATCCACTTCACCACGGCCAGTTCCTGCTAAGCGGCCTATGTCCATTGCTGCAAGATTTGAACAGCAGGTGGATACAGAAAAACAACCTGCTCCTGTTAGAAGGCCACCACTCCCAAGAAAGTCTTCAGCTGGTTCTCCAAGGGAGGATTCAGAGTCTGGTAGAAGTGGCACTGAAGAGGAAACATCTCCCAAACATGTTCCTGTTAAGCCACGAGCCAAGCCAAGATCTGCACCAAGTGATAGTTCCTCCCCAGATGATAAGTCTCCCAGAGATGCTCCTTCAGTTAGAGCTGCAGCTACTCCAGAAGACTCACCTGCAGTTTCAAGACCTCCTCCTCCTAGGAGACCCTCTGACAATTCTGGAGAAGGTGTTTCCCGACCTCCCCCACCTCGTCCATCAGGCAGACCCATCTCCATGGCAACATCAAAGCCAGAAACAGCAGAAGGTGAAGATGAAAATGAATCTCCCAAGATGCGCCCCCCAAGACCTGCAGGTAGACCAATGTCAATGATAACACCAAAGAAGAGTGAAGAAATTTCTGCCAGTGTTGAGGAGGAGTCTACTAAAGGCAAACCACCACCACGTCCTGCTGATAGACCAATGCCTTCAATGGGGAAGAACACATCAGATGAGGCATCTCAGGAAGAGGAAGAGGACTCACCTAAGGCCAAGCCCCTACGACCATCAGAACCTCCTCAAAGGAAACAACCAGCTGATGAAAAGG ATGAGAAAGTTAACATGAGGCCATCCCATCCCCAGGGTGGTCCTCCTCGACCGATGTCCATGCCGGCCAAACCTCCGCCTCCAACAGG TGGATCAGTACAAAGTAAGAAGCTACCAGGCAAGCCCTCACCCCCTAAGGCTGGATCTCGGACGCCAG ACCTTCCTCCTCGTCCTGGACCTGACCACATCTTGTATCACTACACTCTGTCTGTTCCTCATGCCATCGCCAATTTTGACTACGATGCATCACATGATGACGAAATTTCATTTAAG GCTGAGGAGGTGGTGATGTTGGTGCGGCGTGTTGATGCTGACTGGCTGGTGGGGAGAGTCGGGGCCAAGGAAGGGATGTTCCCTGCAGGTTTTGTGGACATTGTCCATCCCCTGCATGATGAG ATATCTGACTTTGCTATAAAGCCAGACTTGCCCTCTTGGGACAGTCCTCTGCCCGTGAAGAAGTCGACACCCAGTGTGACCTCAGGCCCTCGTTGTGTAGCACGATTTGACTTTGAAGGTGAAGGGAAGGATGACCTGGTGTTTGAAGAGGATGACGTCATTCGCCTGGTGGGGAGGGTTGGAAGTGAATGGTTACGTGGGGAACTTGGGGGCAGAGTCGGAATATTCCCCATTTCCTTCGTGGAGATTGTTGAGGACCTCCCATTGGAGGATACTGATGGCAAGTCAGAGGACGGTCATGTGACAGCGATGTTTGACTTCGATGGACAAAACGATGAACTGAGCTTCCAG GCTGGTCAGAAGATCCAGGTGATCAGCCAAGTCAACACTGAGTGGCTGtatggacagatggatggaaGGTCCGGGACGTTCCCCTCGGCCTTCATCGACTATATACCGTCTGACCTTCCTCAGTATCAACCAGGAAATCAGCTTCAAGCACACTCACATGATCCTTGGTCAACCAATCATACGATGAATGTTTCACACGATGTAGATGATCATAATAAG CCAATGACAGACTCAGGTTCAGCGGTTATTGACAAATCACAGCCCTACTGCCTGGCTAGCTATGATTATGAAGGAGAACAAGATGGCGACCTGACTTTCAAGacaggggagacaattcagctGCTGGAGAAGATTGGAGATGACTGGTTGAAGGGGCGGTGTCATGGCCGTGAGGGCATGTTCCCAGCAGCCTTCGTCACCATAGAGAAAGGTCTGCCTGAAACTAAAG CTGAGCCAGCCAGTCATATAGAAAATGAAGCAATGCCTCAGATCCAGGCCAGAGCTTTATATGACTTCCAGGGAGAATCTGATCAGGAACTTTCCTTCAAG GCAGGTGATGTGATTCTCCTTGGCGACACAGTGGCTGGGTCACCAGACTGGCAGTATGGTGACCTCGATGGGAGGTCAGGGATGTTCCCAGCAGCGTTTGTGGAGGTGATCAGCTGA